In the Pedobacter cryoconitis genome, TTTCCCCTGGTAGCTACCGATTCAACAATCCCCGTAACAGTTCCTGCCGCAGTATTTGTTTTGTCGAAAGCCAGTAACTGGTACTTACAGAAGACATAGATTTCTGTCCCTGCCGGATAGCTTTTATCCGAAGTCCATTTAATTACACCATCCGTTGTTGCCTGAGCTTCAGGCTGAAACGCATTTGCGGAAGTCCAGCCAAAATCAGTGAAGAAGATGTCTGTGCCCGCCGGTATCTGGCGTAATAATAAGAAAGAGAACCGGTCGTCCTGACCTGTTGGTGTCCCCCCGTCCTGAAGATCGTAACCAGTGATGATCACATCTCCTTTACCGAATGTACATTGTGCAGCGGCATTAAAATTAATGCCGGTGAGGATAATCAAAGACAAGAGCATGCCTTTGATTATCCTTTGAATAAAGATTTCCATGGTAATGATGGATTAAGAGCGTTAATTATATATTTTAGATTGTACTTGGTTATTTAAGAGCACATATAAGTATTCATCCATCCTGACACTAATCCCTGAGGTGGATCATCATATATTTCAGTCCATTCGCGAAGTACCTCAACTAAGGGCACTGTATCTTGTAAGATCAGTTGATTCCCAGCTCCAAGTTTTACCTGGTATGCTGGTGAAAACACCTGATGTGTATTGCTATCTATGCAGATTTGTCCTTTCGCTCCATCAATTTCAGTATCCAGCAGTTCATTTAATAACTGTTTCGTATTGAAAAGTGGATTCTCTAAAGAAACCATGATATATTTAATTAATAAAACACCGGTATCCCATCCCAATGCCCCAAAAGCATCAGGTATACGGCCGGATTTACTTTTAAAAACATTGCAATAAGCAATATTTCCGCCCGTCGTTAATTGAGGCATCCATGGCACGTAAGAACTAACAGACATTTCTTTATTGGTTATCCCGTATTCTGGCAGATGCGGTTCTTCAAGCATTGCCGGGTTAACGAAGACATTTAAAGGAATTGCTGGAAAATCAATCGCAAGCTTTTCATAAAAGACCTGACTTAAATCGCTGTAAACAGCCAGAATATGGCGAACATCATGATTTGCATTCAGAAAATCAGTCATAGGGACCATATCAAATTCCTCAGCCTTGAATTTACTAACAAAATTAAAGGCAATTGAACTTCCCTGATCCATATAACCTTTGCTGATCGCATGACAAAGGCTATAACCTCCATCATAATAAGAAGTGGCCATTACAGCTTTACTGCTCACTTTAGCAGCTTGTTTACCAATCAGCCGGCAATGCAATGAATAATTGAGCGTATGGTAAATTACAAAGGGCTGTTTTTTAACAGGAGGATACTTAGCACCACTATTGACCACAATCAGCAGTTTTTTCAGTGCATTAATCAAAGGGAATAAGCATTCCACTACCGGATGATCAGCAAAAACAATGAGCACATCTGCCTGATTATCCAGCAGCATAACTTCTGCTTCCTTCAGCATCAGCTTTCCATCCGTCCCAAAACCAATACTTGCAGTTAACAGTTCAGGTGATAAAGCGATTGCCAGGTCAGCCAAACTACCTTTTAACCCAGTCATAAAATTAGGAGAGATCAGCGGATAAGTCGTAGAATTCGGAAGCAGTACACCTATTTTCATATGCTTAATCTGGTGTTGGATAAATACCAAATAACGAAATGATAAAATTCAGCGCCATATAGGGCTGCATATTATTATGAGCCTGGCTATTACCAGCTCCGCTTAATACAATGCTGGTATCCAGTGGCATCAGTCCTGATGCTGTTGGTGTACGGCTAAAGTAACGTTTTCCAGGAGCAATAGCGATTCCATTGTCCACAGGAGAAGGCTGGTTATCAGGATCATTTGCCCTGACTTTCATAGTCAGTTCTCCGGTTACAACATGCGCATGCGCAGGAAGTTGATTAGGTATTAAAGTTACACTTTCTACCCCTGCCATCTGGCCAATCACATAATTTGTACCCGATTGCGGATTTGTACCCATATGAATAGGTACGCGGCCTCTTAAATCAGGCACACCAAAAGTGTTCTGCCCATCGCCACCATAAGTAGTGCCGATTAAATTAAATAAGGTATCGTATTCTGAAATGGCTAATAAGCTGCCATCGCAAAATGCCCACCCCAGAGGGGCAAAATTTCCACCAAAGATTGTTATTTCACCTATATAAGGTTGTGCTGCTGACATAGTTTTATAATTTATTGTCGTTGAGGAAAAATGCCTTGGAATGCGATAACGATTAACACCGTCAAATAAGGCTGCATATTATTATGTGGCTGATTCCCACCCAGTATGCTGGTCTGTGTATCCAGGTTAACTGCGAGCGGAGCCATATAAGCGGTAGAACTTGCCGTATCCGCATACAGGAGATCTGTACCTGTTGCTGTAGCCGGTAAGCTGGCAACTGCATTCGCTGTAGTTGGTGGCGCGCCTGTTTTAAGTCCTGCCCCTAAGGCATGCGTGTGCGCAGGCATTTCATTCTGTAAAATTGTTACAGACGTTGTTCCTGCAATCTCCCCGAGAACACGGTTAGAAAGTCCTGGGCCTTGTCCAAATCCTATAGGAGTTGACCCCTGAAGATTCGGGAGTCCGAAAGTTACCCTTCCGTCTCCTCCATAAGTAGTTCCCAACAAAGAAAAAAGGGCAGTATTTGAAGAGATTGACAGTAATTGACCATTACAGATTGCCCAACCTCTTGGTGGAAAATTAAAGCCAACTAAACCAATTTCCCCAACAAAGGGTTCAACGCTAACAGACATAATAATTTAGATTAAGTTGTTTTTAATTAATTTCTTGAAGGAAATATACCCGATAAGCAGATACAGTAATTCAATACCAGAAAAGGCATCCTGTTTTCATGAGCCTGGCCAGCACCGATAACCTGAGTATTGAAAGGCGCATTGTTATACATACCTGTATCAGTCTGGTTGGTAAAGCGGCCAGTTAAAGCTGGGTTTGCTGCATAATAATTACCCTCAGGTGTTAACTTATTCGCATTTGTTGCACCTGTTTTTGCTTTAACATAACCTGAACCCAAAGTATGGTTATGTTGCGGAATTTCGTTCAGATTAAGTGTATGTAATTCTTCACCGGCAGTTTGGCCTTGTGGAAATCCATTACCTACATGAACAGGAACTTTACCTCTGAAATCAGGTAAACCAAAGGTGGTCTGGCCATTTCCTCCATATGTTGTACCCAGTAGGGAAAACAGAGCCTGATTAGAATTAATGGCCATCATTTGCCCATTACATAAAGCGTAGTTCCTTGGAGCAAATCCAAAAGAAAATATGATTATAGAGCCAAGATATTCATCCATTTTGAGAGCGGATTTAAAGAATAGTGATGAGCGTTTTTTTTACGTTAAGTAGCTTGCTAGAATAATCAGATTTTTCTGATATTGTTATTTGTGTGATAAAATTAGTTTATTTTTTTACAAATACAATATTTTTTTTATTTTTTTGTCTGACTTGGAAATGACAATATAATTTATCTAAGTTTATGGCGCTCTTAAAATTAACGCTATGTCAAACCGAAGGTCGTTTCTCAAAAACACTACCCTTGTAGCAACCGCTACCCTACTCAGCAAACCAATCAGTTCCTTTGCTAATTTAAGTAAGAACGCTGCTACTTTGCACGCTTCTGGTAAAAACTTGATCATTTACTACAGCAGTCAGCTGAATGGTCAGATCCATAACGGTTTAAAAGAATCAGGAGGTATCAAAAACTTAAGGAAGCTGCTTAATAATGAGGATACCGGAGGCCTGATTTTAGATGCCGGAAACTTTTTAGGATCTGATCAGGACATCGCTCATCATGATGCAGTGATTGAGGCTATGAATAAAACTGGTTACCACACCAGCATGCCATCCCCACAAGACCTGAGTTATGGTGAAGCCTATCTTGCCAAATTATCAGACACCATGAACTTCTGCCTGGTAAACTGCAACTATGTGTTTAACAACCTTAAACTCTCTGCAGCTGTAAAGCCATGGCAAATTATTAATTTTGGTAAATTCAAAATTGGTATTACCGGAGTAGGCCCGGAAGTCAGTGGTATCGGCTTTCATGATCCGGTCAAAAAAGCAAACCATATTGCAAAACACCTTAAAAACAACATGGACTGTGATTTTGTTGTTTGCCTTTCCGGCCTTGATTACCAGGAAAAAGGCAATATAGCCGGCAACATCGCACTGGCAGAACAATCTGAAGCTATTGATTTTATTATTGGTTCCGGTAGTGAAAGCAAACAAAACCATACCATAATCAGAAAAAATATAACCGGACACGAAGTCTTTATCGGACACCCTGTTCCGCAAGGTTTAACGATGGGCAAGCTGGTATTTGAATTCAAAAACAAGCAAAAATTCTTTGCAGAAACCAGGCATCTGGCTAACCCTGCAGGCCTGCTCTGTTAAACATAAATAACTTATTTCCAAAGAAACCTGTCAGCTAAATCAGCTGATGGGTTTCTTTAACCGCAGCCATGACGAAAATGCTCTTGGTTTGCCCTATACCTTTCACTTCTCCCAGTTTATTGACAAAGAAATTATGGTAATCTTCCATACTTTCTGCTACGATTTTGACCATAAAATCAAAATCTCCTGAGATATTATAACATTCTATAATTTCCTTAAATTCCAGCATCGATTTAATAAAAATCGCACCCGACCTCTTATTATGTTCTTTCAAAGTGATCATACAAAGAACAATCATTCCTTTCCCTACCAGTTGCCTGTTCAGGATAGCTGCATACTGCTTAATCACTCCACTCTTTTCCATTCTTTTAATCCGCTCATGCGTTGGCGTCGGACTCAAATGAATTAATGCAGCTATTTCTCTAACCGTAAGCTTGGCATTTTCTTCCAATAATCTCAGGATTTCATAGTCTTTCGCATCTAATGTTACGGAAGTCTTTTCAGGCTGTTCTGTATTTGTCATAATTCATGTATCAAACAAGCACTCTGTTCTTTTAAATATACAAAAATAATGCATTTGTACTGAATATTTATTATCATTTCTATAATCTATTCTATATAAATACATTTGACAGAACAATACTATTATATGATTTCAAAAAAGAACCTTATCCTCATCATTGCTTCGATGGGTATTTTTGTAGAAGCACTCGATATCGCAATTATTAATCTGACTATCCCCCCTATACAAGCACAATTCAATATCAGTAACGATCAAGTACAATGGCTGCAAACACTTTACGTATTACTTTATGGAGGTTTCCTGATTATCGGAGGAAAACTAGCTGATATCATCGGCAGAAAAAAAATCTTTATGATCGGTGCTGCCCTGTTTCTGTTGACCTCTTTAGGTGCCGGACTGTCAGGCTCCTTTGCCATACTTGCTTTTTACCGTGCCGTGCAAGGCTTTGCGGCAGCATTAATTATGCCTTCAGCACTTTCCATAGTCACGCATACCTTTACAGAAAAGACTGAACGCAGTAAAGCCATAGGGATTTTCAGCTCATTTGCAGCCATAGGATCAGGCAGTGGCTTGTCTATAGGCGGCATCATCAGTACCTACTGGGGCTGGCACTGGGTTTTCCTGATTAACGTCCCCATTCTTGCTATCGTTATTTTCGCTTCCTGGTATTACCTGGACGCAGATAGTCCGCGTGACAAAAAGAAATCACCAGACCTTATCTCAGGTTTTATATTGGTTGCAGCACTGCTCATGCTGAGCTATGGCGTACATGAACTCGGTAATTTTCAAAAACACTATTTGTTATTACCCAACCTGGCCATCGCCATCATCATTTGCATGAAGGTATTATTTACCCGTTTAACCACGCTAAAAGATCCTCTCATTGATTTATCAATTTTCCGCTCCTCGACAGTAGTCACTGCCAACGGAATCTTCTTCTTACTGGGTTCTTTTTGGACAGGTTATCTGTTTATCATTTCATTACTGCTTCAAAAAGACATGAATTTCAGTGCTGCCAAATCCGGTTTACTACTCGTGCCCTTCAGTATTCTATCTGCACTAGTTGCTAAATTTGCATTACCTGCAATTATGAAAAAACTGAATATAGCCCGCACAGGCTTCCTGGGAATGACTATGATGTTAATCAGTGCAGTTTTGCTCGCAGCTTCTCTGATGATGGGCCATTCTTTAATTTTAGTTCTGCTAGCTGCGGCATTTGCTTCAGGATTGGGGATCACGATCAGTTATACCGGTTTGTCGGTACTTTCTATCCAGGATATCCCAAGCCAGCATTACGGTTTAGCTTCAAGCCTGGCCACAACCTCGTATTTTCTTGGTGCCGGAATAGGACTATCGATCCTGACGTTATTTATGACCAGTCAAAACGTGACCGCTTCTGTGACCCCGCTTTCGATTGTAATTCTGGGCATATATGCTTTTATTGGTTTGAGCTGGTTGATCGTTTTCATCAGGAATCAAAGTACTACCGCTAAAAGCACTGTACAAATTTCCAAATAGTACAACCATGCCAATAATTTCTTAAACAGGATAGATGCCCTTATCATATAAGTACATCTATCCTGGCTAATTTACGATCTTAGGTTATTTTTTCAGTTAATTATTATGGATATAAAGCAACAGTTGCTTGTTTATCTTTTGTTGATAATACAGTAGCACCTGAATTACACTGACCACCATTCATCAATGATGATGCATCTGTTCCGCCAACTCCTGGTACAGCTGTGGCAGAGCCTTCTCCAATAGCAGACCAGTTTGTATGTCTCAATGAAATATTGTGACCCAGCTCATGCGTAATTGTTCTTTGACGCTGAGCAAAACTATTTGCAGCAATATAGGCCTTGTTAATTTTAATTAAGTTACCCGCAGCACCGCCAGAAGGAAATGTTCCCTGACCGCAAACACCATTACCAAGATTTTCATCTTTGATCAGGATGTCATAACTAGTGCCTGTAACTATTGAAAAACGAACAGTAGATCCACTGATTCCATTCCATTGATTCACAGCAGAAGTTACCTCTGCGTTCATGCTAGTCATAGAAGCATCAACTTTTACGCGTATATTTCTCTTATTAGTTGCATTTACCAGGCTACCTGTATAATACTGCTCAGTTTTTGGCTGACCAGCAGGTATAACCATGTTTTTTGGGAAGATAATATCTTCCTCTACCACATAATGATCTCCATTTTCAACAATAGCTGAGGAAGGAAATCCAAGACTCTGAATATAGGACAATACCTTTTCAGATTTCTCAGTTTGTGGATCTGGAGCTGCAGGTGTTTCTTTGGTTTTAGAACACGATGCGATCACTATTGCGGCCAGCGCAATAAAAGCGAAGTTTTTCAAATTTTTGTTCATAGGGTTGAGTGTTAGGTAGATCGTAACAATACAATATACATAACATTCATTTATTCCTGTAACTTTTTTGATATTTATTTTAAACCAGTGTTAAAAATACACTGGTTTAAATGTGTCATATTAAATCAAAAACCCAATTCATATAGAATAACAAAAAATATTACTTAATAATTTTCCCATTTACTTTTATATTTTTCCAGCCATCATCCAACCCGACACCTTTAAGATAGCTCACCCTGTGCGTACTCCCTTTTAAATTGGGCTGGTTGACCATATCAAACTCAAAAGTTCTTCTATCAGCGGTTTTTTCCACTAATTTAACCTGGTAATCATTTGTACTTTTATCATTCAAAGTAAAAAACACCTCATTCACATTGGCATTAAACTTTGCATGTGTATAAACTACTCCTGGCTGATCCGGATAACCTTCCAGCAACTGGTTCTGCTCATCTATTCTCAGATATTTGGTATCCACTGCGTCCCCGCCAACCAAAGAATAGAACTTATAATAAAGTTTTTTGTCAATCCTCACGGTATCCTGGATTTCAGTGTAGGAACTTGCGCCGTGAGACCATTTATTACCGATCTGCATCGGCATAAAGGAATCTGTTGCTGCAACATGTTGTACTGCCGCTTTTTTCATTTTACAAGAAGGTATTGCCAAAATGATTAATAAATACATTAGATAAGAAGTTTTCATAGGGTTATATTTTTTAACTAATTTATGAATTTAATCAGTAAAAACCCTTTTTCTCATCTGATTTAATGAAAATAAGCGTATTCTGAAACACAGCGTTTAACAGTTAATTTCAGCCGCCAATTAAAACAACCATTGATGCAATGATTACTCCCGCAATAATGATAAACAGGGCGTTTTTAGTCGATTCTACTATCATGATATAGATTATTTATGTCTTTTATTCCCTTAAGACGCCTATACCAATCCATACCCCTATTACCGGTGAAAAATAAATTAAAAAAGCCACTGTTTATGCTAAAACAGTGGCCTTGAATATTATAATTGTAGTTACTTATTTAGCACTTATCAAATCAATTGTAAAATCTAATATTGAATTCGCCGGAATAGGTCCTCTATCCGAATTTCCATAACCTAACACAGAAGGAATAATTAAACGGATACGACCACCGGGCTGAATAAAAGGCACTCCAACTTGCCACCCAGCAATAAGATTACCTAAAGGAAAAACTATTGGTGTTCCGTTACTCTGATCAAAAACATTACCATTCAGAAAACGACCTGTATAATTTACTGTAACCATGGTTGAATTATTGATTTTAACAGATCCTGATCCAGGAGTTATGATCTGATAGAATACTCCCGTTGCAGGATCTTTAATTGCAGGGATTTTATTTGCCACTACAAAAGCTCTTATCGCGGTAGTATCTGCCCTGAATTGCGGATCAGGGTCATAAGTTTCTTTTTTCTTACAGGATGTAAACGCGGTTACCGTACAAACAAGTAATACTATGAGGTGTTTAATCTTTATCATCGGATGCAAATGTAAATTTATTTTAGTGATTCACTAAAAAGTCTGAGCAAATTCTTAACAAAAAACACAATTAAATAACAGCTCATTCCCCAAGTTTCCAGGCTACTACATTCCACAACTCCTTTTCGTCACTGTAGGTACCAATAATTTCAAATCCCATTCTTTGGTGAACCTTTAAGGAATTGATATTCCTGGTAGAAATCTCTGTTACACACAATTGATACAAATTCCCCACTCTGTTTTTAGTTTCCTGATACAATTGGTTCAAAAGCCCCTGCCCCCTGAAATCATGGTGCACACAAACCTGCCCCCCTACCATATTAAGTATAGCCCCTTTCAACACCGACCACTTCTATATACTGAATAGCTCCTCGTCAAGTGTCATTAAAAGACAGCACTTTCATTCTTAATATAATCCGATTGTCATAGCTGATTTTATCTATTTAGAAAGATTATAAATAATATATCTTTACCCGTAGTTAATTAAAGAAAGTTACGATGAGTGAAACAAAGAAAGACTTACCTGCCATTGTCCGTGGCGTATTAACCGTAAAAAAAAGGGTATATCTTACCCCCAATTATATTCGCATTACCCTCACTGGTGATGATGTGCCTCTTTTCGCAGATACTACCCCGGGGATAAACAATAAGATCTTTATCCCTCCCGCAGGAGTTAAGGAAATTCATTTTCCTGATTTCGACTACAATACCGGAGAGTGGTCTCACGCACCAGAACACTTAAAACCAGTCATCAGAACTTATACCCATCGCGCAATGGATCTGGAAAAGAAGGAAATGACCATAGACTTTGCTGCACACGGGGAAAATGGCCCAGCATCCTCATGGGCAATCAATGCCAAACCAGGAGATATCCTCGGCATCCTGATGAAAGCTAAAGAATCAGTGCTCTATCCAAAAGCAGATTGGTATTTACTAGCGGCAGATGCGACCGGAATACCAGTTATTGCCGCTATATTGGAAACCCTTCCTGCTACCGCAACCGGTGTTGCCTATATTGAAATACCAACCAAAGAAGATCAGCAGGAATTAAAAACTGACGCAGACATTCAAATCAATTGGGTTTACAATGAACATCCGGGAGAAAACATGCTTCTTGCTGATGCTGTACGAACCGTAAAAATACCTGATCAACAAAGCACCACCCGTTTTGGCTATGCAGCAGCCGAGTTTTCATCTGTAAAAGACATTCGTCAATTTTTGCGTAAAGAACAAAACTGGGATCAAAGTGAATTATATGCCTACTCTTACTGGAAATCCGGAGCAAGCGAAGACGGTTCAGGCAAAGCACGCCGTGCAGAGCACCAAGAGGAAAAGTAAAGATTGTTTGTATAAGATTTAGTTACATTTGGTTTATACAGTAACTAAATCTTATTTTGATGAAGAACAAGTTTTTTTATATGATCCTCGCTGTTCTGTATGGACAGTTATCTTTCGCGCAAACGCCAAAACTATTCCTAATCAATGCCGATCAGCTCAAGGCAAAGAAAGAAGCCTATCAGCAAAAAGATAAAGCCATCAAACCATTAGTAGATCAGGTGGTTCACAAGGCAGATGCCTTCCTTGCCGCAAAGCCAAAATCTGTGATGGATAAATCATCAACTCCACCAAGCGGGTCAAAACATGATTATATGAGCCAGGCACCTTACTTTTGGCCTGATCCATCCAAAGCTGACGGAATGCCTTATATCAGAAAAGATGGGGAACGTAATCCTGCTATCCGTAAAATTACAGATGCCGTATTTCTGCATGGGCTCACTGAACAATGTCAATTCTTAGCACTAGCCTATTATTTTACAGGTCAGGAAAAATATGCTTTAAAAGCCAGTGAATTGCTGAATGTATGGTTCATTGCCCCCGAAACCAAGATGAACCCTAACCTGAATTACGCACAAGCTATACCAGGCTTAAACGATGGCAGAGGCATTGGTATTATTGAAAGTCGTTCTTTAGTGGAACTAGCGGACTGGATGGGAATTCTGGCAAATGCAAAATCAATTACTGCATCACAAACTGAAGGTATCAAAACCTGGTATAAACAATACCTGGACTGGATGTTAAACAGCAAAAACGGGAAAGACGAACATAGGTCCAAAAACAATCACGGTACTATTTACGATACCCAGATCGTATCTTATGCTTTATTTACAGACCAAAAAGAGCTGGCCAAAAAGACCATTACAGCAAGTCTGGAAAGAATAGCTATCCAGCTTACACCAGAAGGCGAACAGCCACTGGAACTCGCCAGAACAAAAGCTTATAGCTATAGTACAATGAACCTGAACGATGGTTGGTTCAACCTGGCCTTACTCGGAACACATGCCGGAGTGGATGTCTGGAATTATCAGACTTCAGATGGAAGAAGTATCCATAAAGCACTGGATTGGCTAATCCCATATGGAATGGGAGAAAAAGAGAAAGACCGCAAGCAAATCATCCCATACAATACAAGCGAGTTATACAGGTTATTAACGCTTGCAGGTACGGCTTACAAAAATGCTTCGTATTTCAAACAAGCGGAAGCCCTGCCAAAAGATAAAGATACGCAGTTAATTGAACTGCTTTATAAACCCTGAACGCTAAGATTAAGCCCTTAATCTGATAAAGATCAAGGGCATTTTTCTAAAGATTAATGATTTTACAAATCATTAATCGGTCTGTATTTCGGCACTAAGATTTTCATCAATGTCCAGGCCACAATATAAGCAACCGCGCAAATCGTAAACATAATCGTATACCCAGTTTGCGTGTGCCCTAAAGCTTTGTAATGATCAAAAAGTGAACCGCCAAGCTTAGACATAAATACACCACCTAAACCTCCTGCCATTCCACCAATTCCAATCACCGAGCCTATCGCTTTTTTAGGGAACATATCTGAAACCGTTGTAAAGATATTTGCTGACCACGCCTGATGCGCCGAAGCACCTATTCCAATCAAAATCACTGGAATCCATACACTGATATGCCCTAAAGGCTGTGCAGCCAATACAACTAAAGGGAATAATGCGATAATTAA is a window encoding:
- a CDS encoding ABC transporter substrate-binding protein; this translates as MKIGVLLPNSTTYPLISPNFMTGLKGSLADLAIALSPELLTASIGFGTDGKLMLKEAEVMLLDNQADVLIVFADHPVVECLFPLINALKKLLIVVNSGAKYPPVKKQPFVIYHTLNYSLHCRLIGKQAAKVSSKAVMATSYYDGGYSLCHAISKGYMDQGSSIAFNFVSKFKAEEFDMVPMTDFLNANHDVRHILAVYSDLSQVFYEKLAIDFPAIPLNVFVNPAMLEEPHLPEYGITNKEMSVSSYVPWMPQLTTGGNIAYCNVFKSKSGRIPDAFGALGWDTGVLLIKYIMVSLENPLFNTKQLLNELLDTEIDGAKGQICIDSNTHQVFSPAYQVKLGAGNQLILQDTVPLVEVLREWTEIYDDPPQGLVSGWMNTYMCS
- a CDS encoding phage tail protein — protein: MSAAQPYIGEITIFGGNFAPLGWAFCDGSLLAISEYDTLFNLIGTTYGGDGQNTFGVPDLRGRVPIHMGTNPQSGTNYVIGQMAGVESVTLIPNQLPAHAHVVTGELTMKVRANDPDNQPSPVDNGIAIAPGKRYFSRTPTASGLMPLDTSIVLSGAGNSQAHNNMQPYMALNFIISLFGIYPTPD
- a CDS encoding phage tail protein; its protein translation is MSVSVEPFVGEIGLVGFNFPPRGWAICNGQLLSISSNTALFSLLGTTYGGDGRVTFGLPNLQGSTPIGFGQGPGLSNRVLGEIAGTTSVTILQNEMPAHTHALGAGLKTGAPPTTANAVASLPATATGTDLLYADTASSTAYMAPLAVNLDTQTSILGGNQPHNNMQPYLTVLIVIAFQGIFPQRQ
- a CDS encoding phage tail protein, with translation MDEYLGSIIIFSFGFAPRNYALCNGQMMAINSNQALFSLLGTTYGGNGQTTFGLPDFRGKVPVHVGNGFPQGQTAGEELHTLNLNEIPQHNHTLGSGYVKAKTGATNANKLTPEGNYYAANPALTGRFTNQTDTGMYNNAPFNTQVIGAGQAHENRMPFLVLNYCICLSGIFPSRN
- a CDS encoding Lrp/AsnC family transcriptional regulator, yielding MTNTEQPEKTSVTLDAKDYEILRLLEENAKLTVREIAALIHLSPTPTHERIKRMEKSGVIKQYAAILNRQLVGKGMIVLCMITLKEHNKRSGAIFIKSMLEFKEIIECYNISGDFDFMVKIVAESMEDYHNFFVNKLGEVKGIGQTKSIFVMAAVKETHQLI
- a CDS encoding MFS transporter; this encodes MISKKNLILIIASMGIFVEALDIAIINLTIPPIQAQFNISNDQVQWLQTLYVLLYGGFLIIGGKLADIIGRKKIFMIGAALFLLTSLGAGLSGSFAILAFYRAVQGFAAALIMPSALSIVTHTFTEKTERSKAIGIFSSFAAIGSGSGLSIGGIISTYWGWHWVFLINVPILAIVIFASWYYLDADSPRDKKKSPDLISGFILVAALLMLSYGVHELGNFQKHYLLLPNLAIAIIICMKVLFTRLTTLKDPLIDLSIFRSSTVVTANGIFFLLGSFWTGYLFIISLLLQKDMNFSAAKSGLLLVPFSILSALVAKFALPAIMKKLNIARTGFLGMTMMLISAVLLAASLMMGHSLILVLLAAAFASGLGITISYTGLSVLSIQDIPSQHYGLASSLATTSYFLGAGIGLSILTLFMTSQNVTASVTPLSIVILGIYAFIGLSWLIVFIRNQSTTAKSTVQISK
- a CDS encoding M57 family metalloprotease, encoding MNKNLKNFAFIALAAIVIASCSKTKETPAAPDPQTEKSEKVLSYIQSLGFPSSAIVENGDHYVVEEDIIFPKNMVIPAGQPKTEQYYTGSLVNATNKRNIRVKVDASMTSMNAEVTSAVNQWNGISGSTVRFSIVTGTSYDILIKDENLGNGVCGQGTFPSGGAAGNLIKINKAYIAANSFAQRQRTITHELGHNISLRHTNWSAIGEGSATAVPGVGGTDASSLMNGGQCNSGATVLSTKDKQATVALYP
- a CDS encoding FKBP-type peptidyl-prolyl cis-trans isomerase: MIKIKHLIVLLVCTVTAFTSCKKKETYDPDPQFRADTTAIRAFVVANKIPAIKDPATGVFYQIITPGSGSVKINNSTMVTVNYTGRFLNGNVFDQSNGTPIVFPLGNLIAGWQVGVPFIQPGGRIRLIIPSVLGYGNSDRGPIPANSILDFTIDLISAK
- a CDS encoding GNAT family N-acetyltransferase, translating into MKGAILNMVGGQVCVHHDFRGQGLLNQLYQETKNRVGNLYQLCVTEISTRNINSLKVHQRMGFEIIGTYSDEKELWNVVAWKLGE
- a CDS encoding siderophore-interacting protein; translation: MSETKKDLPAIVRGVLTVKKRVYLTPNYIRITLTGDDVPLFADTTPGINNKIFIPPAGVKEIHFPDFDYNTGEWSHAPEHLKPVIRTYTHRAMDLEKKEMTIDFAAHGENGPASSWAINAKPGDILGILMKAKESVLYPKADWYLLAADATGIPVIAAILETLPATATGVAYIEIPTKEDQQELKTDADIQINWVYNEHPGENMLLADAVRTVKIPDQQSTTRFGYAAAEFSSVKDIRQFLRKEQNWDQSELYAYSYWKSGASEDGSGKARRAEHQEEK
- a CDS encoding alginate lyase family protein, giving the protein MKNKFFYMILAVLYGQLSFAQTPKLFLINADQLKAKKEAYQQKDKAIKPLVDQVVHKADAFLAAKPKSVMDKSSTPPSGSKHDYMSQAPYFWPDPSKADGMPYIRKDGERNPAIRKITDAVFLHGLTEQCQFLALAYYFTGQEKYALKASELLNVWFIAPETKMNPNLNYAQAIPGLNDGRGIGIIESRSLVELADWMGILANAKSITASQTEGIKTWYKQYLDWMLNSKNGKDEHRSKNNHGTIYDTQIVSYALFTDQKELAKKTITASLERIAIQLTPEGEQPLELARTKAYSYSTMNLNDGWFNLALLGTHAGVDVWNYQTSDGRSIHKALDWLIPYGMGEKEKDRKQIIPYNTSELYRLLTLAGTAYKNASYFKQAEALPKDKDTQLIELLYKP